A region from the Janthinobacterium agaricidamnosum genome encodes:
- a CDS encoding CpaF family protein, with amino-acid sequence MTLRERLAANETVRPASNGQGALALHAYQELKKTMHQTILDRIDLERLKRLTAEQFKHELALLVQRVIEEERIVLNQHERHSLVLDIQHEMLGFGPLEPLLADASVSDILVNTCDKVYVERGGRLQLTDVTFHDNAHLMKIIEKIVSRVGRRVDESSPMVDARLPDGSRVNAIIPPLAVDGPILSIRRFAVQPLSIANLLDYKSLTPPMVQVLQALGQAKINILISGGTGSGKTTLLNVLSGFIPGSERIVTIEDAAELALRQPHVVRLETRPPNIEGKGEVSQRALVRNALRMRPDRIILGEVRGAEALDMLQAMNTGHEGSLATIHSNTARDALARLENMVGMANVNLTPRATRQQICSAVTVVMQVSRLTDGARKLVSLQEVTGMEGDIIAMHEIFRFEQTGVDADGKVQGHFCATGVRPRFTERLRMFGAPVPDTVFDPDRIYE; translated from the coding sequence ATGACTTTACGCGAACGCCTGGCGGCAAATGAAACGGTGCGCCCCGCCAGCAATGGACAAGGCGCGCTGGCGCTGCACGCCTACCAGGAACTGAAAAAAACCATGCACCAGACGATACTCGACCGTATCGACCTGGAACGCCTGAAACGCCTGACTGCCGAGCAGTTCAAGCATGAGCTGGCGCTGCTGGTGCAGCGCGTGATCGAGGAAGAGCGCATCGTCCTCAATCAGCACGAGCGGCATAGCCTGGTGCTCGACATCCAGCACGAGATGCTGGGCTTTGGTCCGCTCGAACCCCTGCTGGCCGATGCCAGCGTGTCCGACATCCTCGTCAATACCTGCGACAAGGTGTACGTGGAGCGGGGCGGGCGGCTGCAGCTGACGGACGTGACCTTCCACGACAATGCGCACCTGATGAAGATCATCGAAAAGATCGTCTCGCGCGTGGGACGGCGCGTCGATGAATCGAGCCCGATGGTCGACGCGCGCCTGCCGGACGGCTCGCGCGTGAATGCCATCATTCCGCCGCTGGCCGTCGATGGCCCGATCCTGTCCATCCGGCGCTTTGCCGTGCAGCCTTTGAGCATCGCCAACCTGCTCGACTACAAAAGCCTGACGCCGCCCATGGTGCAGGTGCTGCAGGCGCTGGGCCAGGCGAAGATCAATATCCTGATCTCGGGCGGCACTGGCAGCGGCAAGACGACCCTGCTCAACGTGCTGTCCGGCTTCATTCCCGGCAGCGAGCGCATCGTCACCATCGAGGATGCGGCCGAACTGGCGCTGCGCCAGCCGCACGTGGTACGCCTGGAAACGCGCCCGCCAAATATCGAAGGCAAGGGCGAAGTAAGCCAGCGCGCGCTGGTGCGCAATGCGCTGCGCATGCGGCCCGACCGCATCATCCTGGGCGAGGTGCGCGGCGCCGAGGCGCTCGACATGCTGCAGGCGATGAACACGGGCCATGAAGGGTCGCTGGCGACCATCCATTCGAACACGGCGCGCGACGCGCTGGCGCGGCTGGAAAACATGGTCGGCATGGCCAACGTGAACCTGACGCCGCGCGCCACGCGCCAGCAGATCTGTTCGGCCGTGACGGTGGTGATGCAAGTGTCGCGCCTGACGGATGGCGCGCGCAAGCTGGTCAGCCTGCAGGAAGTGACGGGGATGGAAGGCGACATCATCGCCATGCATGAAATCTTCCGCTTCGAGCAGACGGGCGTCGATGCCGACGGCAAGGTGCAGGGCCACTTTTGCGCCACGGGCGTGCGGCCCCGCTTTACGGAGCGCTTGCGCATGTTCGGCGCGCCGGTGCCGGACACGGTGTTCGACCCGGACCGAATTTATGAGTAA
- a CDS encoding EDSAP-1 family PEP-CTERM protein — MNVDHTRNKTLGWLGALAAASLLASGQAQAGAYGLAVNELNNFRITTSAGALSLAGANRNASDSAFFQGGVAVNPRAVNTGPAANADVLQVCSGTGCSASPQNHYAPTAALEFARGDAHSFGNMLTAAGSTVSAVSEAQRNTVGAASSTAGDTLTGSVNLTLSSAGFITFSFMGRRDLRTSVTTMGDKSNVSIMDIFNISCNAASPVGCLSHANADGVIFQFAPDGDASNGSDINGNHTVGSLDPFSLNMTAGTNDPATGRAFTNGFAMFSLTSNFALPAGSYTLNFSKSTRTDIVVIDPLQVPEPGTLFLLGTGLAALAFTRRRQAK; from the coding sequence ATGAACGTCGATCACACACGAAACAAGACCCTGGGTTGGCTGGGCGCACTGGCGGCGGCAAGTCTGCTGGCCAGTGGTCAGGCGCAGGCAGGTGCGTACGGCCTGGCCGTCAACGAGTTGAACAATTTCCGTATCACCACCAGCGCTGGCGCGCTGTCGCTGGCTGGCGCCAACCGCAATGCCAGCGACAGCGCCTTTTTCCAGGGCGGCGTGGCCGTCAATCCGCGCGCCGTCAATACGGGTCCGGCTGCCAACGCCGACGTGCTGCAAGTGTGCTCCGGCACCGGCTGCAGCGCCTCGCCGCAAAACCACTACGCGCCCACCGCTGCACTGGAGTTCGCGCGCGGCGATGCGCATTCCTTCGGCAATATGCTCACTGCCGCCGGCTCCACCGTCAGCGCCGTGTCAGAAGCGCAGCGCAACACGGTGGGGGCGGCGTCCTCCACGGCCGGCGACACGCTGACCGGCTCCGTCAACCTGACCCTGTCGAGCGCCGGCTTCATCACCTTCAGCTTCATGGGCCGACGCGACCTGCGCACCAGCGTGACGACCATGGGCGACAAGTCGAACGTGTCGATCATGGATATCTTCAATATCTCGTGCAATGCCGCCAGTCCCGTCGGCTGCCTGTCGCATGCGAATGCCGACGGCGTGATCTTCCAGTTCGCGCCTGATGGCGATGCCAGTAATGGCAGCGACATCAATGGCAACCATACGGTCGGCAGCCTGGACCCGTTCAGCCTGAACATGACGGCCGGCACCAACGACCCGGCCACCGGGCGCGCCTTCACGAATGGCTTCGCGATGTTTTCCCTGACCTCGAATTTCGCCCTGCCCGCCGGCAGCTACACCTTGAATTTTTCCAAGTCCACGCGCACCGACATCGTCGTCATCGATCCCTTGCAAGTGCCGGAGCCAGGCACCCTGTTCCTGCTGGGGACGGGATTGGCCGCCCTCGCCTTTACGCGCCGCCGCCAGGCTAAATAA
- a CDS encoding LytR C-terminal domain-containing protein → MRLTISRLAAACACLGLAACTTQLAHAPAPQWPDADAAYAAGRQHVERGDLPAAQAAYEQALRHAPRHVNARNGLAVLHAQRGEHDAAIAHWLALTQEAGTRQPQQAYLFSNLGHAYYLSGRDAQALPVLEQACLLDPLNALAWQHLAQVLERLGQHERAAVMRRQAASLQEHDVRRDLALLRGEAPPQGVPAPVPDAPAMARVEITQSDGMARLRRVPAAVRSLTVSPLVPAAPVAGTPRPRLEIVNGNGVPGLAAALARSLAGAPVQVVRLANEASFQVARTRVEYRPAQEQAARQLARQLGTQVQTQVQTQAADCPASELRLVLGRDLSDPAMLHRYYLQQLQLARQALARLG, encoded by the coding sequence ATGCGCTTGACGATATCCCGCCTGGCCGCCGCCTGCGCCTGTCTGGGCCTGGCCGCCTGTACCACGCAGCTGGCCCATGCACCGGCGCCGCAGTGGCCTGACGCCGATGCCGCCTATGCGGCGGGGCGCCAGCATGTCGAGCGGGGCGACCTGCCCGCGGCGCAAGCGGCTTATGAGCAAGCCCTGCGCCATGCGCCGCGCCACGTGAACGCGCGCAACGGACTGGCCGTGCTGCACGCGCAGCGGGGCGAGCATGACGCGGCGATCGCCCATTGGCTGGCCTTGACGCAGGAGGCGGGTACACGGCAGCCGCAGCAGGCCTATCTGTTCAGCAATCTCGGCCACGCCTATTATTTAAGCGGACGCGACGCGCAAGCCTTGCCCGTGCTGGAACAGGCATGCCTGCTCGATCCGCTCAATGCGCTGGCCTGGCAGCACCTGGCGCAGGTACTGGAACGGCTGGGACAGCACGAGCGCGCCGCCGTCATGCGGCGCCAGGCGGCCAGCTTGCAGGAACACGATGTGCGGCGCGATCTGGCCTTGTTGCGCGGCGAGGCGCCGCCGCAGGGCGTGCCCGCGCCGGTGCCCGATGCGCCCGCCATGGCGCGCGTGGAGATCACGCAGAGCGATGGCATGGCCCGCCTGAGACGCGTGCCGGCGGCGGTGCGCAGCCTGACCGTTAGCCCATTGGTGCCGGCTGCGCCTGTGGCTGGCACGCCGCGTCCGCGCCTGGAAATTGTCAACGGCAACGGCGTGCCGGGCCTGGCCGCCGCGCTGGCGCGCAGTCTGGCAGGAGCGCCCGTGCAGGTGGTGCGCCTGGCCAATGAAGCCAGCTTCCAGGTGGCGCGCACGCGCGTCGAGTACCGGCCCGCGCAGGAACAGGCGGCGCGCCAGCTGGCCCGCCAGTTGGGTACGCAGGTGCAGACCCAGGTGCAGACCCAGGCCGCCGATTGCCCCGCCAGCGAGCTGCGTCTGGTACTGGGGCGCGACTTGAGCGACCCCGCCATGCTGCACCGCTATTATCTGCAGCAATTGCAGCTGGCGCGCCAGGCGCTGGCACGGCTCGGTTAA
- a CDS encoding ClpXP protease specificity-enhancing factor, whose translation MSEISTKPYMLRAIYEWCTDSGYTPYLAVKVDSRTTVPMEYVKKGEIVLNISFGATSGLKMDNDAIRFHARFGGVSREIYVPVDNVMAIYANENGQGMAFEPVLGNDDPDAQPTDSPASADVPPPVLAPAASGPTLSSVPASSPEQRDNATPGDDEPPKKGGRPTLTRIK comes from the coding sequence ATGTCTGAAATCTCAACCAAACCTTATATGCTGCGCGCCATCTACGAATGGTGCACCGACAGCGGCTACACGCCTTATCTCGCGGTCAAAGTCGATTCGCGCACCACGGTACCGATGGAATACGTGAAAAAGGGCGAAATCGTGCTCAACATCAGCTTCGGCGCCACCAGCGGCCTGAAGATGGACAACGACGCCATCCGCTTCCACGCCCGCTTTGGCGGCGTCTCGCGCGAAATCTACGTGCCGGTCGACAACGTGATGGCCATCTACGCCAACGAAAACGGCCAGGGCATGGCCTTCGAGCCCGTGCTGGGCAACGATGACCCCGACGCGCAACCGACGGACAGCCCCGCTTCCGCCGACGTCCCGCCGCCCGTGCTCGCCCCCGCCGCCAGCGGCCCGACCCTGTCGTCCGTGCCGGCCAGCTCCCCCGAACAACGCGACAACGCCACGCCCGGCGACGACGAGCCGCCAAAAAAAGGCGGCCGCCCGACCCTGACACGCATTAAATAG
- a CDS encoding TadE/TadG family type IV pilus assembly protein — MRPPCRARRRQEGVAAIELALILLFFMALLPFVLLFGRALLVYTALQKSTHDAARYLATMPLSQMARGDTANQGAVFARQMVVDAMAESWPAMQPYLISVECVYADDSYSCGTYAAAPLQVRIKLSVDMPVDFLPELTRKWLPQLAPIPLRANATVRYVN, encoded by the coding sequence ATGAGGCCGCCCTGCCGCGCGCGACGCCGCCAGGAGGGTGTCGCCGCCATCGAGCTGGCGCTGATCCTGCTGTTTTTCATGGCGCTGCTGCCTTTCGTGCTGCTGTTCGGCCGCGCGTTGCTGGTGTACACGGCCCTGCAAAAAAGTACGCACGATGCGGCGCGCTACCTGGCCACCATGCCGCTGTCGCAGATGGCCAGGGGCGACACGGCGAACCAGGGTGCCGTGTTTGCCCGGCAGATGGTGGTCGATGCCATGGCGGAAAGCTGGCCGGCCATGCAGCCATACCTGATCAGCGTGGAATGCGTGTATGCCGACGACTCCTACAGCTGCGGCACTTATGCGGCGGCGCCGCTGCAGGTGCGCATCAAGTTGTCCGTCGACATGCCTGTGGATTTCCTGCCCGAACTGACCCGCAAGTGGCTGCCGCAGCTGGCGCCGATCCCGCTGCGCGCCAATGCGACAGTACGCTATGTTAATTAA
- a CDS encoding cytochrome c1, with protein MKIAKKLLAILALVPAMALASEGGFPLDKAPDRQTNMAALQHGAKLFVNYCLNCHAAVSMRYNRLRDLGLTEDQIKQNLLFSGDKVGDLMTTSLAPQDAKAFFGVVPPDLSVISRAKSSSAGTGGDYLYTYLRTFYKDDTRPTGWNNMVVPNVAMPHVLWELQGVQTAKFVEENDPHEAGKKIHKFTGFEHVKPGTLNKIEYDNAVADLVGYMEWMAEPAQQTRKRLGVWVLLFLSVFALLAWRLNASFWKEVK; from the coding sequence ATGAAGATTGCAAAAAAACTGCTCGCCATCCTGGCACTCGTGCCCGCCATGGCTCTCGCCAGCGAAGGCGGCTTTCCGCTGGACAAGGCGCCTGACCGCCAGACCAACATGGCAGCGCTGCAACATGGCGCCAAATTGTTCGTCAATTATTGCTTGAATTGCCACGCCGCCGTGTCGATGCGCTACAACCGGCTGCGCGACCTGGGCTTGACGGAAGACCAGATCAAGCAGAATCTGTTGTTCTCCGGCGATAAAGTCGGCGACTTGATGACGACCAGCCTGGCACCGCAGGACGCCAAGGCCTTCTTTGGCGTCGTACCGCCGGATTTGTCGGTAATTTCGCGCGCGAAATCATCTTCCGCTGGCACAGGCGGCGACTACCTGTATACTTACCTGCGTACGTTCTATAAAGACGACACTCGTCCGACCGGCTGGAACAATATGGTCGTGCCGAATGTTGCCATGCCGCATGTATTATGGGAATTGCAAGGTGTCCAGACTGCCAAGTTCGTGGAAGAGAACGATCCGCACGAAGCTGGCAAGAAGATCCACAAATTTACCGGCTTCGAGCACGTCAAGCCAGGTACGTTGAACAAGATCGAGTACGACAATGCGGTAGCCGACCTGGTCGGCTACATGGAGTGGATGGCCGAACCGGCACAGCAGACACGCAAGCGCCTGGGCGTTTGGGTACTGCTGTTCCTGTCGGTCTTTGCTCTGCTGGCATGGCGCCTTAACGCGTCGTTCTGGAAGGAAGTCAAATAA
- a CDS encoding dodecin, producing MSAHTYKLIELVGTSTESSDQAIRDAIAKAALTVKHMDWYEVTESRGHIVDGKVAHFQVTLKVGFRLE from the coding sequence ATGTCCGCACACACTTACAAGCTGATCGAACTGGTCGGCACGTCGACCGAGAGCAGCGATCAGGCGATACGCGATGCCATTGCCAAGGCGGCGCTGACGGTCAAGCACATGGACTGGTATGAAGTGACGGAATCGCGCGGGCATATCGTCGATGGCAAGGTGGCGCACTTCCAGGTCACGCTGAAGGTCGGCTTCCGGCTCGAATAG
- a CDS encoding TadE/TadG family type IV pilus assembly protein, which yields MLINLRPRRQRQGGVFAVEFAMLALLFFLFLFAMLEVARAVYLWNMVHEITRRAARGAAVTDFSNASALQAVRAQAVLRAAPGVLPLGGGISDAYVRIDYLSQSSGGAALAALPVTVMPGCPQRNRINCLDDPHGASCIRFVRARLCVPGDGGRCESVPYRPILPLLAVMFPSGAGAVRLPNGATMAVAESLGYPDNPGFCP from the coding sequence ATGTTAATTAACCTGCGCCCCCGCCGGCAGCGCCAGGGCGGCGTCTTCGCCGTCGAGTTCGCCATGCTGGCGCTGCTGTTTTTTCTCTTCCTGTTCGCCATGCTGGAAGTGGCGCGCGCCGTGTATCTATGGAATATGGTGCACGAGATTACCCGGCGTGCCGCGCGCGGCGCCGCCGTTACCGATTTCAGCAATGCAAGTGCGCTGCAGGCCGTGCGCGCGCAAGCCGTGCTGCGCGCCGCGCCTGGCGTGCTGCCGCTGGGCGGCGGCATCAGCGACGCGTATGTGCGCATCGATTACCTGTCACAGTCCAGCGGCGGCGCCGCGCTGGCGGCATTGCCGGTGACGGTGATGCCCGGTTGTCCGCAGCGTAACCGCATCAATTGCCTGGACGATCCGCATGGCGCCAGCTGCATCCGTTTCGTGCGCGCGCGCCTGTGCGTGCCCGGCGATGGCGGACGCTGCGAGAGCGTGCCGTACCGGCCCATCCTGCCGCTGCTGGCAGTGATGTTTCCTTCCGGCGCAGGCGCCGTGCGCCTGCCCAACGGCGCCACCATGGCCGTGGCCGAGTCGCTGGGTTATCCGGACAATCCCGGTTTTTGTCCTTGA
- a CDS encoding glutathione S-transferase N-terminal domain-containing protein, with translation MMVLYSGTTCPFSQRCRLVLFEKGMDFEVRDVDLFNKPEDISTMNPYGQVPILVERELILYESNIINEYIDERFPHPQLMPADPLMRARARLMLFNFEKELFVHVHVLESERAKSNDKAHDKARAEIRDRLTTLAPLFLKNKYMLGDEFSMLDVAVAPLLWRLDHYGIELSKTAAPLMKYAERIFSRPAYIEALTPSEKVMRR, from the coding sequence ATGATGGTTCTCTATTCGGGTACAACCTGCCCATTTTCGCAACGCTGCCGCCTGGTCCTGTTTGAAAAAGGCATGGACTTCGAAGTGCGCGACGTCGACCTGTTCAACAAACCGGAAGACATTTCGACCATGAACCCGTATGGCCAGGTGCCCATCCTGGTCGAGCGCGAACTGATCCTGTATGAATCGAACATCATCAACGAGTACATCGATGAGCGCTTCCCGCATCCGCAACTGATGCCGGCCGATCCGCTGATGCGTGCCCGCGCGCGCCTGATGCTGTTCAATTTCGAGAAAGAACTGTTCGTGCACGTGCACGTGCTGGAAAGCGAACGCGCCAAGAGCAACGACAAGGCCCACGACAAGGCACGCGCGGAAATCCGCGACCGCCTGACGACCCTGGCGCCGCTGTTCCTGAAAAACAAGTACATGCTGGGCGACGAATTCTCGATGCTCGACGTGGCTGTCGCGCCGCTGCTGTGGCGCCTGGACCACTACGGCATCGAACTGTCGAAGACGGCTGCACCGCTGATGAAATACGCCGAACGCATCTTCTCGCGTCCTGCCTACATCGAAGCGCTGACGCCATCCGAAAAAGTCATGCGCCGCTAA
- a CDS encoding type II secretion system F family protein codes for MTGAQLLFLLIVFAVVVALALLAWLIFFPGTLRQRLFGATASAASEAVADTGWVERVVRVAQPFSKLSLPEEGWERSPLRTRFMNAGWRQASAPALYFAAKSVLALLFPTVLGLYAASAMAAQLRSVLLLLLCVSATIGYYLPNLVLASTAKRRQRDIFENIPDALDLLTVCVEAGLSLERALVKVSGEIHIKSVVLAQELQLVLMEMRAGFSKEKALRNLALRSGVEDVDTLVAMLIQSERFGTSMGDSLRVHSENLRGKRSLLAEEAAAKIALKLLFPLIFCVFPTLMLVLMGPAVIEVYRVLVPAMASR; via the coding sequence ATGACCGGTGCACAACTGCTGTTCTTGTTGATCGTCTTTGCCGTGGTGGTGGCGCTGGCCCTGCTGGCGTGGCTGATCTTCTTTCCCGGCACCTTGCGCCAGCGTCTGTTCGGCGCCACGGCGTCGGCCGCCAGCGAGGCGGTGGCCGATACTGGCTGGGTCGAGAGGGTGGTGCGTGTGGCGCAGCCGTTCAGCAAGCTGTCGCTGCCGGAAGAGGGCTGGGAGCGCTCGCCGCTGCGCACGCGTTTCATGAACGCGGGCTGGCGCCAGGCGAGCGCGCCGGCCCTGTACTTTGCGGCGAAAAGCGTGCTGGCCCTGCTGTTTCCCACCGTGCTGGGCCTGTATGCGGCCAGCGCCATGGCGGCGCAGCTGCGCAGCGTGCTGCTGTTGCTGCTGTGCGTCAGCGCCACCATCGGCTATTACCTGCCCAACCTGGTGCTGGCCAGCACGGCCAAGCGGCGCCAGCGCGACATTTTCGAAAACATCCCCGATGCGCTCGACTTGCTGACCGTGTGCGTGGAAGCGGGCTTGAGCCTGGAGCGCGCGCTGGTAAAGGTGTCGGGCGAGATCCACATCAAAAGCGTGGTACTGGCGCAGGAATTGCAACTGGTGCTGATGGAAATGCGCGCCGGTTTTTCCAAGGAAAAGGCGCTGCGCAACCTGGCCTTGCGCAGCGGCGTGGAAGACGTCGATACCCTGGTCGCCATGCTGATCCAGTCGGAACGCTTCGGCACCAGCATGGGCGATTCGCTGCGCGTGCATTCGGAAAATCTGCGCGGCAAGCGCAGCCTGCTGGCCGAGGAGGCTGCGGCGAAGATCGCGTTAAAGCTGCTGTTCCCGCTGATTTTTTGCGTCTTTCCCACCCTGATGCTGGTGCTGATGGGGCCGGCCGTGATCGAAGTCTATCGCGTGCTCGTGCCGGCCATGGCCAGCCGCTGA
- a CDS encoding type II secretion system F family protein has product MDLVFYGFAVLLFAACILMVEGAWLWWSGTHGSAARRINRRLRLMAARGEAGGERVSILKQRRYARSPGLERLLRRMPQAARLDHLLLQSGLSWSVAQFLGGSGALLLAALLLLAAWSMPLPGALLLLSCAVSAPCLFVLRARAARLKKIEAQLPEAADFLARALRAGHSFSNVLQMVGDELNEPISGEFKTAHEEINYGVPMNEALQNLAARIPLTDLRYLVIAVLVQRESGGNLAEVLVSIARIIRARLKLLGQVRVLSAEGRMSAWVLGLMPVVMIGVMALVNPQYIRLLWTDPSGIKLLWYAAGMVALGVVWMRNVIRIRI; this is encoded by the coding sequence ATGGACCTGGTCTTCTACGGCTTTGCCGTGCTGCTGTTCGCCGCCTGCATTCTGATGGTGGAAGGGGCCTGGCTGTGGTGGTCGGGCACGCATGGCAGCGCGGCGCGGCGCATCAACCGGCGCCTGCGGCTGATGGCGGCGCGCGGCGAGGCGGGCGGCGAGCGCGTCTCCATCCTCAAGCAGCGCCGCTATGCGCGTTCGCCCGGCCTGGAGCGGCTGCTGCGGCGCATGCCGCAGGCGGCGCGGCTGGATCATTTGCTGCTGCAATCGGGCTTGTCCTGGTCGGTGGCGCAATTCCTGGGCGGCAGCGGCGCCTTGCTGCTGGCGGCCTTGCTGCTGTTGGCGGCCTGGTCCATGCCCTTGCCCGGCGCCTTGCTGCTGCTGTCCTGTGCCGTGAGCGCACCGTGTTTGTTCGTGCTGCGCGCGCGCGCGGCGCGGCTGAAAAAGATCGAGGCGCAACTGCCGGAAGCGGCCGATTTTCTGGCCCGCGCGCTGCGCGCCGGACATTCGTTTTCGAACGTGCTGCAAATGGTGGGAGACGAACTCAATGAGCCGATCAGCGGCGAATTCAAGACGGCGCACGAAGAGATCAATTACGGCGTGCCGATGAACGAAGCGCTGCAAAATCTGGCTGCGCGCATCCCGCTGACGGACTTGCGCTACCTCGTCATCGCCGTGCTGGTGCAGCGCGAATCGGGCGGCAACCTGGCCGAGGTGCTGGTCAGCATCGCCCGCATCATCCGCGCCCGCTTGAAGTTGCTGGGACAGGTGCGCGTGCTGTCGGCCGAGGGACGCATGTCGGCCTGGGTGCTGGGCCTGATGCCGGTGGTGATGATCGGCGTCATGGCCCTGGTCAACCCGCAATACATCCGCCTGCTGTGGACCGATCCCAGCGGCATCAAACTGTTGTGGTACGCGGCTGGCATGGTGGCGCTGGGCGTCGTCTGGATGCGTAACGTCATCCGTATCCGTATTTGA
- a CDS encoding Panacea domain-containing protein, producing MSQSIMHGNMLTAMYFVRRLISNSYPNCSKLMRWRLKIMQNLYSEKKAAQVAAYFLFQAQGRLPVLKLMKLLYLAERRSYEMYGDPIIGDKLVSMDHGPVLSQTLNRINGMSSSEDNGWDAWIADREDHAVALRDGSRIRSPEQDLLELSEAEFEVLAETWKDFGHLSKYQIRDLTHKICPEWEDPEGSSVPITLEKLFEVLKFNNEQTRLLKKQLREQQAINAAFTSAA from the coding sequence ATGAGCCAGAGCATCATGCACGGCAATATGTTGACAGCGATGTACTTTGTGCGTAGATTGATCTCGAATAGCTATCCAAATTGCTCAAAATTGATGCGATGGAGGCTCAAAATTATGCAAAACTTATATTCCGAAAAGAAAGCCGCGCAGGTTGCCGCTTACTTCCTATTTCAAGCCCAAGGCCGCCTTCCTGTACTTAAGCTGATGAAGTTGCTTTATCTAGCAGAGCGGCGCTCATATGAGATGTACGGCGATCCGATCATTGGCGACAAGCTTGTTTCTATGGATCACGGACCTGTTCTGTCTCAAACACTGAATCGCATTAACGGAATGTCCTCATCTGAAGATAATGGGTGGGATGCGTGGATCGCGGATCGTGAGGATCATGCTGTGGCTTTGCGTGACGGAAGTCGGATTCGCTCGCCAGAGCAAGACCTTCTGGAATTATCTGAAGCCGAGTTTGAAGTTCTCGCAGAAACTTGGAAAGATTTTGGTCACTTGAGCAAATATCAGATTCGCGACCTCACTCACAAAATTTGCCCTGAGTGGGAAGATCCTGAAGGCTCATCAGTACCCATCACGTTAGAAAAATTGTTCGAAGTACTTAAATTTAATAATGAACAGACACGGTTACTGAAAAAACAATTACGCGAGCAGCAGGCGATCAACGCCGCTTTTACATCGGCGGCATGA
- a CDS encoding AAA family ATPase: MKALMISRDASLHDEIAAQGAARMPVLRLLERRSGLRDAVERMLPEAPELVIVDASGIDADEADLLERLARQYPLAVLMLLTRGQQQDVLIRAMRAGMREVLQLPLVHKAFHEAMDRVDIQAGVTQMRDGKVLAFISCKGGSGATFLSTNFSYALASLAGCKVLLIDLHGQFGDATLYVSDQKPAMTLSDICAQIARMDGAFLASCLVHVTPNFGVLAAADDPAHKVDMQPEHMDRILAVARQHYDYIVLDVGRQIDALSLRALDNADAIYPVLQLALPDIRDGRRLLDIFRSLGYPGERLRLIVNRYEKGGRLRLADLEQALGAEVVHTVPNDYIAATDSVNQGIPLLQLSRTSAVARSLAELVELVTARRVTESRGLFDRLFSRSEV, encoded by the coding sequence ATGAAAGCCCTGATGATTAGCCGCGACGCCAGCTTGCACGATGAAATTGCCGCGCAGGGGGCGGCCCGCATGCCCGTGCTGCGGCTGCTGGAACGGCGCAGCGGCCTGCGCGACGCCGTCGAGCGCATGCTGCCGGAAGCACCGGAACTGGTGATCGTCGACGCCAGCGGTATCGATGCCGACGAAGCCGACCTGCTCGAGCGCCTGGCGCGCCAGTATCCGCTGGCCGTGCTGATGCTGCTCACGCGCGGACAGCAGCAGGATGTGCTGATCCGCGCCATGCGCGCCGGCATGCGCGAAGTGCTGCAGCTGCCGCTGGTGCACAAGGCCTTCCACGAGGCGATGGACCGGGTCGATATCCAGGCCGGCGTGACGCAGATGCGCGACGGTAAAGTCCTCGCCTTCATCTCGTGCAAGGGCGGCAGCGGCGCCACTTTTCTGTCGACGAATTTTTCCTACGCGCTGGCCAGCCTGGCCGGCTGCAAGGTGCTGCTGATCGACCTGCATGGCCAGTTCGGCGACGCCACCCTGTATGTCTCGGACCAGAAGCCGGCGATGACACTGTCCGACATCTGTGCCCAGATCGCGCGCATGGACGGCGCCTTCCTCGCCTCGTGCCTGGTGCACGTGACGCCGAACTTCGGCGTGCTGGCGGCGGCCGACGACCCCGCGCACAAGGTCGACATGCAGCCCGAGCACATGGACCGCATCCTGGCCGTGGCGCGCCAGCACTACGACTACATCGTGCTCGACGTGGGACGCCAGATCGATGCGCTGTCGTTGCGCGCGCTCGACAACGCCGACGCCATCTATCCGGTGCTGCAGCTGGCCTTGCCCGACATCCGCGACGGGCGGCGCCTGCTCGACATTTTCCGTTCGCTCGGCTATCCGGGCGAGCGCCTGCGCCTGATCGTCAACCGTTATGAGAAGGGCGGGCGCCTGCGCCTGGCGGACCTGGAGCAGGCGCTGGGCGCGGAAGTGGTGCACACGGTGCCCAACGATTACATCGCCGCCACCGATTCCGTCAACCAGGGCATCCCGCTGCTGCAGCTGTCGCGCACCAGCGCCGTGGCGCGCAGCCTGGCCGAGCTGGTGGAGCTGGTGACGGCGCGCCGCGTGACGGAAAGCCGCGGCCTGTTCGACCGCCTGTTCAGCCGCAGCGAGGTTTAG